The following nucleotide sequence is from Streptomyces xiamenensis.
CGCGCCGACCGTGCGGGTCAAGGAGCTGGCCGGTGAGCCGGGCGGTGCCGATTACGCGGCCGCCCTGCGCGAGCTGTTCGATCTCGACCCGCACGCGGTGGCCGCCGGTGGCGGCAGCACCAGAAGTAACGCGGAACAGGAGCGGTCATGACCACCCCCCACTGGGCCCTGCGGCTCGGCACCCGGCGCAGTGCCCTCGCCATGGCGCAGTCCGGGATGATCGCGGACCAGGTCCGTGCCCTCACCGGGCGACCGGTCGACCTGGTGGAGATCACCACCTATGGCGACGTCTCCCGGGAGGCGCTGGCCACCATCGGCGGCACCGGGGTCTTCGTCTCGGCGTTGCGCGACGCGCTGCTGGCCGGCGAGATCGACCTCGCGGTGCACTCGCTGAAGGACCTGCCCACCGCGCAGCCCGCCGAGCTGGCCCTGGCGGCCGTGCCGGTCCGGGCCGACGCGCGGGACGCGCTGGTCGCCCGCGACGGGCTGACCTTCGAGCAGCTGGTGGTGGAGAACGGCGTCACCCGGATCGGCACCGGCTCGCCGCGCCGCATGGCGCAGCTGAACGCGTGGGCCCGCTCGCTGGGTTGCGAGTTGGACACGGTCGCCATCCGGGGGAATGTCGACACCCGGATCGGGTACGTGAGCGGCGGCGAACTCGATGCCGTCGTCCTCGCCTCCGCCGGGTTGCACCGGCTGGGGCGGGAAGCGGAGATCACCGACTTCCTGCCGCCCGACACAGTCCTGCCCGCCCCCGGCCAGGGGGCACTGGCGGTCGAGTGCGCCGCGTCGAACGCGGAGCTCGCCGCCCAGCTCGCGGAGCTGGACGACCCGTTCACCCGGGTCGCCGTCACCGCCGAGCGAAGCCTGCTCGCCGCCCTGGAGGCCGGTTGCAGCGCACCTGTGGGTGCGCTGGCCGACCTGCGGAGCGATGAGCGGGATGTCACCGAAATGCGCCTGCGCGGCGTCGTCGGCACGACCGACGGCGCCACGCTGGTGCAGCTGTCCACCACCGGTCCCGTACCGGCGTCGCCCGCCGAGGCGGTGACCCACGCAGCGCGTGTGGGTGCCGAACTCGCCCGGGAGATGCTCGCCAAAGGCGCGGCCGGTCTGATGGGGGAGCGAGCACTGTGAGCCCCACCGCCGCACGCATCCTGGCGGCCCAGCCGGCCGGTCACTCCGGTCCGTACCACGGGCACGTCACCTTTCTCGGGGCCGGACCGGGTGATCCGGGCCTGCTGACCCTGCGCGCCGTGGAGGCGCTGGCGCGGGCCGATGTCCTGGTCGCCGATCCACGCGCGTACGACGTGGTGCGCACACATCTGCGGCCCGGCACGGACACCCCGCTGCAGAACGCCGCCCTGGGCGCACCGACCGCGGCGGCGAGTGATGCCGCCGATCTTGTCATGCGGGCCGCGCGCGGCGGCAAGCGGGTGGTCCGTGCGGTCGCCGGTGATCCGGGGATGGACGCGGACGCCACCGCCGACATGCTCGCGCTGGCCGCCGAGGGCATCACCTTCGAGGTGGTCCCCGGTATCGCGCACGCCGTGGGCGTGGCCGCGTACGCCGGGGTGCCGCTGCGCGACCCGGACGGCGCCGATGTGCGGTTCGTGGACGCGGCGACCGCCGACGAGCGGTGCTGGACCGAGGTCGGGACCTCCGACGCCACGGTGGTGGTGTCGGCGGTGCTGGATTCGGTGGCCGGCACGGCGGCGCGGCTGATCTCCTCGGGCCGCAAGCCGGACACCCCGGTGTCGGTGACGATCGCGGGCACCACGACGCGGCAGCGCACGTGGTCGGCGACGCTGGGCACGGTGGAGCGCACGCTGAAGTCGGCGAAGGTGCTGCCCTCGGCCGAGGGCGACCGGCCGGTGATAGCGGTCGTGGGTGAGCGCGGGGCTCCGGAGTCGCGCGATCAGCTGGCGTGGTTCGAGTCCAAGCCGCTGTTCGGCTGGAAGGTGCTGGTGCCGCGTACGAAGGAGCAGGCGGCCTCGCTGTCGGAGCAGTTGCGCTCGTACGGCGCGGTGCCCAGCGAGGTGCCGACGATCGCGGTGGAGCCGCCGCGTACCCCGCAGCAGATGGACCGGGCCGTCAAGGGTCTGGTGACCGGGCGGTACGAGTGGATCGCGTTTACCTCGGTGAACGCGGTGCGGGCGATCCGGGAGAAGTTCGAGGAGTACGGGCTGGACGCACGGGCGTTCGCCGGGATCAAGGTCGCGGCGGTCGGTGAGCAGACCGCCCAGGCGCTGATCGAGTTCGGTGTGCGGCCCGATCTGGTGCCCAGCGGCGAGCAGTCGGCGGCGGGGCTGCTGGAGGACTGGCCCCCCTACGACCCGGTCTTCGACCCGATCGACCGGGTGTTCCTGCCGCGCGCCGACATCGCCACCGAGACGCTGGTGGCGGGGCTGGTCGAGATGGGCTGGGAGGTGGACGACGTGACGGCGTACCGCACGGTGCGTGCCTCGCCGCCGCCGGCCGAGACCCGCGAGGCGATCAAGGGCGGTGGCTTCGACGCGGTGCTGTTCACCTCGTCGTCCACGGTGCGGAACCTGGTCGGCATCGCCGGCAAGCCGCACAACGTGACGGTGATCGCGTGTATCGGGCCGGCGACGGCCAAGACCGCGCAGGAGCACGGGCTGCGGGTGGACGTGCTCTCGCCCGAGCCGTCGGTGCACGCGCTGGCCGAGGCGCTCGCCCAGTACGGCGAGGAGCGCCGGGCGGCGGCCGTCGCCTCCGGCGAGGTGCTGAAGCGGCCGAGCGAGAAGCGTCCGCAGCGTCGGAGGGCCCGTACCTCGTGAGTGAGCCAGTGAGCAGCGGATACGGTTCTGCACCGGTCGCGCCTGCCGCGCCGTCCGCCGGGCCGTCCTTCCCGGCGGCGCGGCCCCGGCGGCTGCGGACCACCGCGGCGATGCGCCGGATGGTGGCCGAGCACCAGGTGCGTCCGGCCGATCTGGTGCTGCCCGCGTTCGTGCGGGAGGGCATTGCGGAGCCGGTGCCGATCTCCTCGATGCCGGGCGTCGTCCAGCACACCCTGGACTCGCTGCGGAAGGCCGCCGCCGACGCGGTGGCGGCCGGGGTGAGCGGGATCATGCTGTTCGGGGTGCCGCTGGTCAAGGACGCGGTCGGTTCGGCCGGCACCGACCCGGACGGCATCCTGCAGCGGGCGCTGCGCGCGGTGCGGGCCGAGGTCGGCGACGAGCTGGTCGTGATGGCGGACACCTGCCTGGACGAGGTCACCGACCACGGCCACTGCGGGGTGCTGGACGCGCACGGCCGGGTCGACAACGACGCCACGCTCGCCCGGTACGCCGAGATGGCGGTGGTGCAGGCGGACGCCGGCGCCCACATGCTCGGCCCCTCCGGGATGATGGACGGTCAGATCGGGGTGATCCGGGCGGCGCTGGACGCGGCCGGGCACCAGGACGTGTCGCTGCTGGCGTACACCGCGAAGTACGCCTCCGCGTTCTACGGCCCGTTCCGGGAGGCGGTGAACTCCTCGCTGCGCGGGGACCGCAAGACGTACCAGCAGGACCCGGCGAACGGGCGGGAGTCGATGCGCGAGCTGGCGCTCGACCTGGCCGAGGGCGCCGACCTGGTGATGGTGAAGCCGGGCATGCCGTACCTGGACGTGGTGCGCCGGGTGGCGGACGCGGTGGACGTGCCGGTGGCCGCGTACCAGATCTCCGGTGAGTACGCGATGGTCGAGGCGGCGGCCGAGCGGGGCTGGATCGAGCGGGAGCGCGCGATCGACGAGACCCTGATGGCGTTCAAGCGGGCGGGCGCGGATGTGATCCTCACCTACTGGGCCACCGAGGCGGCCCGGCGGCTGGCAGGCTGAGGGCCGCAGCACCGGTACGGGGAACGACGCAGGAGAGAAGGCGCCATGAGCAGCACCGCCATACAGGAACCCACCGCCGTGGTGAGCGGGGCGAGCAGCGGGATCGGCGCCGCCACGGCGCGCCGGCTCGCGGCGGCCGGGTACCGGGTGGTGCTCACGGCGCGCCGCGCCGAGCGGATCGAGGCGCTGGCGCGGGAGTTGACCCAGGCCGGGCACCCGGCCCTGGCGTACCCGCTGGATGTCACCGACCGGGCGGCGGTGGACGCGTTCGCGGCCTCGCTGGAGCGGGTGGACGTCCTCATCAACAACGCCGGCGGGGCGTACGGCATGGACAGCGTCGCGCTGGGTGATCCGGCGGACTGGCGCGCCATGTACGAGGTCAATGTGCTGGGTGTGCTGCACATGACGCAGGCGCTGCTGCCGGCGCTGGTCGCGAGCGGGGCCGGCACGGTGCTGGTGGTGTCCTCGACGGCCGGGCTCGACACGTACGAGGGCGGTGGCGGCTATGTGGCGGCCAAGCACGGGGCGCACGCGCTGACCGGGACGCTGCGTCTGGAGCTGGCCGGGGAACCGGTGCGGGTGATCGAGATCGCGCCGGGAATGGTGGCGACCGAGGAGTTCTCGCTGAACCGCTTCGGTGGCGACGCGGAGCGGGCGGCCCAGGTGTACGCGGGGGTGGCGCAGCCGCTGACCGCCGATGACGTGGCGGACACCATCGCGTGGACGGTGACCCGGCCGCCGCACGTGAACGTGGACCTGCTGGTGCTCCGGCCGCGCGCGCAGGTCTCCAACACCAAGGTGCACCGGGAGAGCTGATGTCGGCACGGCCCGGGGTGGTGGCGGTGGCACGGGCCCTGGCCCGCCCCGGGTTCGTGGTGCTGGCGGTGCGGGACGGCGTGGTGCTGGCCGAGGGGGCCGGCGGGTGGGCGGTGCGCTGGGGCGCGGGCCCCGACGGGCCGGTCGAGCTGCCGGTGGGCAGGGGGGTCCCCCCGGCCGAAGGCCGGTGGAGCGTGCCGATGACCGTGGACACGGTGTTCGATCTGGCGTCGCTGACGAAGCTGTACACGGCGCTGCTGGTGGCGCGTGCGGCGGACGAGGGGCTGCTGGACCTGGACGCGCCGGTGGGCCGGTACGTGCCGGAGGTGACGGACGCGCGGGTGACGTTGCGTCTTCTGCTGGCGCACCGCGGTGGGATGGCGGCCGACCTGGACCTGGCCCCGTACGGTACGCGCGCGCTGCGGCTGGCGGCGGTGTTCGGGGAGCCGCCGGTGTATGTGCCGGGGGAGGGTGAGCGGTACTCCGACCTCGGGCTGATCACGGCCGGGGTGGCGGTGGAGCGGGCGGCGGGCGCCGCGCTGGACGTCCTGCTGGAGCGCTGGTTCACCGGGCCGCTGGGGCTGGTGGACACCGGGTTCCGGCCCGCCCCTGAGCGGGTGGCGCGGTGTGCGGCCACCGAGTACCAGCCGTGGACGGGGCGCGGGATGGTGCGCGGTGAGGTGCACGACGAGAAGGCGTTCCTGCTGGGCGGGGTGGCCGGGCACGCGGGGGTGTTCGGCACGGCGCGGGAGGTGGCCGTGCTGGCCCAGGTACTGCTGAACGGCGGCCGGTACGGGGGCGTGCGGGTGCTGAGCGCGGAGCGGGCGGCGCTGTGGCCGGGTTGGGAGCGGGACCGGCCCGCGTACATGGGCGCGCTGGCCTCGCCCCGTACGTACGGCCACACCGGCTTCACCGGGACGAGTGTGGTGGCGGACAGCGGGAGCGGCACCGTGCTGGTGCTGCTGACGAACCGGGTGCATCCGGGGCGGGAGCGGCCGGTGGCCGGGGTCCGGGCGGCGGTGGCCTCGGCGCTGTGAGGCCCGTCCCGGGTGGGACGAGCCGGCGTCGCTCGCGGCCGGGGCCCGGTCAGCGCAGGTGGCAGGTCTTCAGGTAGCTGAGGAAGGACGCCTGGAGCCCGGTGACGTGTGTCTCCCGCAGCAGGGCGTGTGACACCTGCTCCGACCGCCCCCGGGTGTGCAGTTGTTCCACCGTCGTGAGGACGTGGCGGGCCATGCCGCGGTAGAACGGGATGTCGCCCAGCACTTCGGCTTCGTTCAGCGTGATGTGCAGCCGTGGGGCGGCGGCGTCCCCGTCCGGTTCCGGGAGGGCGTCGAGGAGGGTGAAGATCTGGCTGTCCTTGCTGGCCACGCCGGGGCTGCCCGCACCGACGCTCGCGAAGAGTCCGGTCTCGCGCAGCCAGCTGTAGAGGGCGAAGAGACCTCCGTAGGAGTAGCCGAAGAGGCCGTGCCCGGACTCGCTGACCCGCAGCTTCGACCGCAGGTGGGGGTGGAGTTCGCCGGTCAGGAAGTCGAGGAAGACATCGGCGCGGGCTTCTTTCAGCTCGGCGAGGTAGGCGTCGACCTGCTCCTGGGTCATCGACCCCGACTCGCGGGCGGCCGTGAGGGTGGCCAGCATGTCGTCACCGAGGGGTTCGCCCGGCGGCACGAGGTCGCGGTTGCGGATCTGTGCCCAGGCCGCGGCCTCCTCGCCGGTGTAGCCGATGGTGACCTGGATGTAGGGGGCGATCGTCAGGTACGGGTCGGCCTGGCTGACGATGAGGGGCGCGGTGAGGCCGACCGTCCAGTTGCCGTCCAGCACGTAGATCAGCGGCAGCGGATCCGTGGAGTCCGCGTAACCGGGGGGTGTGGTCACCCAGACGCCGTAGCGGTGCCCCGAGCGGGCGGTGATCTCCAGGTACTCGGTGTCCGGCAGGCAGCCGTGCCATATCTCGCTCATCGGGTTTCTCCCCTCCTGCGGCCGTGGGTCACGCGCAGGGCAGTACTCAACAGTGGTGAATTGATCTTGCGGTAACGTACTCAACAGTGGTGAAACTGTCAACGGAGGCCATGTGAGATCGCCGGTGGGGGAAGGGAAGAAGCGTCTCCTGGAGGCGCTGTTCGAGGAGTTCGGCGAGAACGGCCCCAGCCCGAACCTGTCGATGCGCCAAGTGGCGGAGCGGCTCGGCGTGCACCACACGCTGCTGACGTACCACTTCGGGTCGCGGCCGGGGCTGCTGCGTGCCGTGCTGGCGGAGGCGCGCCGCCGCGACAATCTCGTCATCGCCGCGACCGGCACCGAACTCGGCTTCGAGGCCCTGTGCAGAGCGATCTGGGACTTCTACTCGGACCCCGCGCACGAAGATCGCACGCATGCCTTCTTCCACCTGGTCGGGCTCGCCGTCTATGAACGCGACGCGTTCCAGGAGCTCGTCGTCGACATCGATGGCCTGGCGCACCTGCTCGAAGCGGCGGCTCTTCGCGACGGCGCCACGGCGACCGACGCCAGGCGGCAGAGCATCATCGTGACCGCGTGCCTGCGAGGGCTCCTGCTGCAGCGGCTGCTGACCCCGGGCGCCGAGGTCGACGCCGCGGCCGAGCACTTCATCGCCTCGCTGGCGGCGTTCGAGGGTGAAAGCCGGGCGTCGTAGACCGGCCAGTGGGTCGCGCCCGCGCTCAACCCGGCGCCGCCCCCTCGCGCCGCATCGTACGGCCGTATCCGGGCCCGGAGACGGCGGTGCCCCGCCCGCCGCGGGTGCGGCGGGCGGGGCGGTGACGTGCTGTCGGGCCCTGGGGGTTACGGGACCTGGAGGAGCTTGTTCGGCGAACCGGTGCCGGGGCTGCCGACCTGGCCGGTGACGGAGGCCGAGTCCAGGGCGGACCAGACCTGGGCGGGGCTGGCGCTGGGGCTGCCGGCGAGGTAGAGGGCGGCGACACCGGCCACGTGCGGGCTGGCCATCGAGGTGCCGGAGATGGTGTTGGTGGCGGTGTCACTGGTGCGCCAC
It contains:
- a CDS encoding alpha/beta hydrolase, with the protein product MSEIWHGCLPDTEYLEITARSGHRYGVWVTTPPGYADSTDPLPLIYVLDGNWTVGLTAPLIVSQADPYLTIAPYIQVTIGYTGEEAAAWAQIRNRDLVPPGEPLGDDMLATLTAARESGSMTQEQVDAYLAELKEARADVFLDFLTGELHPHLRSKLRVSESGHGLFGYSYGGLFALYSWLRETGLFASVGAGSPGVASKDSQIFTLLDALPEPDGDAAAPRLHITLNEAEVLGDIPFYRGMARHVLTTVEQLHTRGRSEQVSHALLRETHVTGLQASFLSYLKTCHLR
- a CDS encoding serine hydrolase domain-containing protein, which gives rise to MSARPGVVAVARALARPGFVVLAVRDGVVLAEGAGGWAVRWGAGPDGPVELPVGRGVPPAEGRWSVPMTVDTVFDLASLTKLYTALLVARAADEGLLDLDAPVGRYVPEVTDARVTLRLLLAHRGGMAADLDLAPYGTRALRLAAVFGEPPVYVPGEGERYSDLGLITAGVAVERAAGAALDVLLERWFTGPLGLVDTGFRPAPERVARCAATEYQPWTGRGMVRGEVHDEKAFLLGGVAGHAGVFGTAREVAVLAQVLLNGGRYGGVRVLSAERAALWPGWERDRPAYMGALASPRTYGHTGFTGTSVVADSGSGTVLVLLTNRVHPGRERPVAGVRAAVASAL
- the hemC gene encoding hydroxymethylbilane synthase; the encoded protein is MTTPHWALRLGTRRSALAMAQSGMIADQVRALTGRPVDLVEITTYGDVSREALATIGGTGVFVSALRDALLAGEIDLAVHSLKDLPTAQPAELALAAVPVRADARDALVARDGLTFEQLVVENGVTRIGTGSPRRMAQLNAWARSLGCELDTVAIRGNVDTRIGYVSGGELDAVVLASAGLHRLGREAEITDFLPPDTVLPAPGQGALAVECAASNAELAAQLAELDDPFTRVAVTAERSLLAALEAGCSAPVGALADLRSDERDVTEMRLRGVVGTTDGATLVQLSTTGPVPASPAEAVTHAARVGAELAREMLAKGAAGLMGERAL
- a CDS encoding SDR family NAD(P)-dependent oxidoreductase, coding for MSSTAIQEPTAVVSGASSGIGAATARRLAAAGYRVVLTARRAERIEALARELTQAGHPALAYPLDVTDRAAVDAFAASLERVDVLINNAGGAYGMDSVALGDPADWRAMYEVNVLGVLHMTQALLPALVASGAGTVLVVSSTAGLDTYEGGGGYVAAKHGAHALTGTLRLELAGEPVRVIEIAPGMVATEEFSLNRFGGDAERAAQVYAGVAQPLTADDVADTIAWTVTRPPHVNVDLLVLRPRAQVSNTKVHRES
- the hemB gene encoding porphobilinogen synthase, yielding MSSGYGSAPVAPAAPSAGPSFPAARPRRLRTTAAMRRMVAEHQVRPADLVLPAFVREGIAEPVPISSMPGVVQHTLDSLRKAAADAVAAGVSGIMLFGVPLVKDAVGSAGTDPDGILQRALRAVRAEVGDELVVMADTCLDEVTDHGHCGVLDAHGRVDNDATLARYAEMAVVQADAGAHMLGPSGMMDGQIGVIRAALDAAGHQDVSLLAYTAKYASAFYGPFREAVNSSLRGDRKTYQQDPANGRESMRELALDLAEGADLVMVKPGMPYLDVVRRVADAVDVPVAAYQISGEYAMVEAAAERGWIERERAIDETLMAFKRAGADVILTYWATEAARRLAG
- a CDS encoding TetR/AcrR family transcriptional regulator — encoded protein: MRSPVGEGKKRLLEALFEEFGENGPSPNLSMRQVAERLGVHHTLLTYHFGSRPGLLRAVLAEARRRDNLVIAATGTELGFEALCRAIWDFYSDPAHEDRTHAFFHLVGLAVYERDAFQELVVDIDGLAHLLEAAALRDGATATDARRQSIIVTACLRGLLLQRLLTPGAEVDAAAEHFIASLAAFEGESRAS
- a CDS encoding bifunctional uroporphyrinogen-III C-methyltransferase/uroporphyrinogen-III synthase, with product MSPTAARILAAQPAGHSGPYHGHVTFLGAGPGDPGLLTLRAVEALARADVLVADPRAYDVVRTHLRPGTDTPLQNAALGAPTAAASDAADLVMRAARGGKRVVRAVAGDPGMDADATADMLALAAEGITFEVVPGIAHAVGVAAYAGVPLRDPDGADVRFVDAATADERCWTEVGTSDATVVVSAVLDSVAGTAARLISSGRKPDTPVSVTIAGTTTRQRTWSATLGTVERTLKSAKVLPSAEGDRPVIAVVGERGAPESRDQLAWFESKPLFGWKVLVPRTKEQAASLSEQLRSYGAVPSEVPTIAVEPPRTPQQMDRAVKGLVTGRYEWIAFTSVNAVRAIREKFEEYGLDARAFAGIKVAAVGEQTAQALIEFGVRPDLVPSGEQSAAGLLEDWPPYDPVFDPIDRVFLPRADIATETLVAGLVEMGWEVDDVTAYRTVRASPPPAETREAIKGGGFDAVLFTSSSTVRNLVGIAGKPHNVTVIACIGPATAKTAQEHGLRVDVLSPEPSVHALAEALAQYGEERRAAAVASGEVLKRPSEKRPQRRRARTS